The nucleotide window CCGGTCTCCCCCAGCCACGCGCCCTCCTCTCCTGCAgcgccctgcctcctgcccatgccccaccaccaccaccaccagcagccgccgccgccgccgcagcaCCGCACCACCAACTTTTTCATTGACAACATCCTGAGGCCGGACTTTGGCTGCAAGAAAGAGCCGCTCCTGCTCGTCggtggcggaggaggaggaggaggcggcggccggGACAGAGAGCGAGATCGCGGTCAGACCTCAGGTAGAGAAAACGTCAACCCACTGCTCACGAGGCCATCCAACCCGTCCTCTCTCCTTTGCCCGGATTCAAACTGTAACCCCGACAGCTCCTCCTCGGCGCCTCCCGGTGCAGCTGCTGCCTCCAAAGCCAGCCCCGCCGCGGCAGCCGCGGTAGCAGCAGCAGTAGCGGCAGCAAAGCCACCCTCCGAAGGGAGTGGAACTAACCCGGCGAAGTATGGGGAGCACGCCAACCCCGCCATCCTGCTCATGGGCTCTAATAATGGAGGACCTGTTGTAAAGAGCGATTCTCAACAGCCTCTAGTATGGCCTGCCTGGGTTTACTGCACTAGGTATTCAGACAGACCGTCTTCGGGTAAGAACCACTTCGCGGATCACATCTCTTAGCTAGGAAATAAGAGGCagtagctcccccccccctcttttttccccttccctcccttctttAGGCTTTATAGATTATTTGCTTTGAAATATAAACGCTATGGCTCAGCCTTGCTTCCAGAGCCTGTTCCTAGTGTGGGTCCCACGGCCAAGTCTTTCGCGCTAGTGATTAAATTATTGGGGGGAGCGCGGGGAAAATATTTTCCTCTCGccccagcttccccctccccctcctaaaAAAAAACCCCGAATTTTGGCGCACCAGGGCAGATCTGGAATATTTCACAGGGAGCTTTTTTATTCGGATTCTATGGGGGTTGGGGTTACAGATACAGTAGCTCCGAAGAGAGGCAgtagattttttatttttattgtgtgctgatgagtgtgtgtggggaggataGAGGAGGAAGATCAGAGACACATGTTGAACTTATTAGACATTTGAAAGGGGGTGGGGTACAGTTCTgaaaggcagaaagggggggggatgctttcaggaaaaaatgtttcttttatgcGAAAGCAAAACGGGCCCCTTTGAGAGCAAAAATAAACCAGGCCTCTAGGTCGCATATAGACAAGAGTAGTTGTGTTCCTCCTGGCTTTTAGCTGCAGAAGagcttttcccccctctctctttaaGGAGACTATCTGCTATTGTTTGAGGAAGCTATTTCCCcctccttaaaaaaaatcagattctcCGGGAACGGCTACTCCTGTGATATTTCTGCGTCTCACTGTTATTTCCATTCCTGTGCCTTCGGCTTCCAATTCGCCTTATTTTCATTCTGTGGATACGGAAGAAACCAGGCGAGGAGGGGTCACTCAGAATGAACCTCCCAGGCCAGCTTGGGGCTAGCGGAGCCCGAGGAGTGTAAATCAGGCGGCTCCGGGAAAGTCCCAAGGAATGAAATTCCCCAGCGAGATCGCGTTTCTGCCCGCAAACCCTGGCCAAACCctgcaggagcggggctgggttTAGCTTCACACTACAATTGAATCAGAATCAAtccagggccagggctgtgggAGGCTGAGGAAGGGGCCAGCCAGCCAAAATGCCCAGCTAGTGTCTAGCTGTGGCTCGCGCTCTCTAGAGCTCCTGCCCTTGCGCCGCTCCTTCCACGGCAAGTGATCAATGTGCTGCTATCAGCCCGAGCCATCTAGATCCCCCTGTTATTGACACGTCCAGCTCCTTGAAACTCAGAAAAGCCGGTTTGATTGACTAACGGGATTGATTGAGTGATTGAGCTGTCAGGCGCTGGGCCCCGGGCAGAGCAATGATTTTATTACCATTTCCCAGAGCCGCCACATGCGAAGCATTTTACACTTTCCTTTTACCAAAGCTCCTCGCTGGCACCCAACGCCAGAGACCTCCGCTGGGAATGTCCCCGGTTCTCTTTGTTGTGCTTGGATCCGGCCCTGCTTTCTCCTGCCGGCGTGCGGCGGCTCTGGGTAGCTCGGGCGCAGGGCTGTGTGTATCTCTGTAGATGTGTCTGTAttgtgcccccccctcccccgcactcctTCCCGGTTCGGAATTGCGGTTTTATTCGGCTGGCTAAGGAGAAAGGCGCTGGGATCAGATCGGTGCCGTGTTTGCAaagcagcctcctccccagggcctggcacAATAGGGAGATAATGTGAGGCGCTTTATTGACCCCCCTTCAAGTAAACCGGCTAAAGGGGGATTCATTTTTAATAATATCTGTCCCCCGCATGTGCCCTAAACGTGCCCTGAGACCTCCGAGACAAACAGCCCCGAGAGAGGATCTTTAGGCCTACTCAGCTAGGAAGCCTTCCTCCCATAGATAGGGGGGCAGGCTGCCTCCTTAAAATctgggctccccagctgctgacCTGCCTTTGCATCCAAACTTGGAGGtctttagaatttttttaatcccgtccaaaaagggagaaaaaggcTTTTGGCGGGGTTTCTTTGGAAGCCAGAaggccacagcctgcacccccagccttacGTTGTCGGTCCTCTTGCCGTTTGGAGAGGCGATATCAGCTCTGAGCCTTTACCTTGCCCTCGGGGATACTTTTGATTTCTACGCCCACGCATACTATCGGGGTTTAAAGTTCAGGGATCATTTCCCTGAATACGTTTAATGCGAGGCCTGAAAGGCCTGATCTGACCGTTCCTAACAGGAGGGTTTCCAACGAGGCTATAAACAGGAGTAGTCACTCCTTCGGATGAGCCGAGTCTCACGCCGAGAGCGGCAGAACTGAAACGCACCCAGTCTGCAATCCATTTAAAACGCATTCCACACGGATACAAATGTGACTTGCCCCGTATTCATTATAATACCCTCACTTTGCCTCCGTAGGAACAGAGGGAGACGGGGGAGTTTCGGTTAACATCTGCTAAGCCAGTGGGTTTGAAAAGCGATAGACTGAATACCCTTTACTCTGTAGCAACAGACACACTCTCCTGGAAATAGTAGCGACCCCGAATGAGTTGGTTACTTAACGGTGGCGAGTCTTTATTGAGCTGGTTTCTAGTAAGAAGTAGCTGATATTCACACAGTGGGCAGGCAGGTCAAGTGTTGGCATCTCTCTCCAGGGCTTTTCTGAAATGAGTGTTGAAATGAGTGTGGATTTGCTAGGCACTGGGACGGTTTAGATACTTGGGGCATTTCTCCTCCAGAGCAAGAAGGCTTCCTGGGGCTGTCGCGTTTGCCCTCCGGCTTCAGTTCCTAGTTTCAGAGTTTGGAGAGGTGTGTTCCCCGCGAAGGAACTATAGAGTTTGCTGTTCCAACTCCTTGGGTTAACCGGGGCCCCCTTAGCGGCATGctcagagagtgagagagagagagtggtgcGTGTGTGTGAGGCTGTGTGTTTGTGTCACTCTTTTGTGCAGCGGCGCCTGTGCTTCTTCGCTGTACACTCTAGTCGCGGGGCGCGTTCTCCTGCCACTCTCCTCAAGCGCTACCCCGCAAAGAAGTGACACAAGCCACCTTGGTTGCGTTCTGTACTTGATTATGGAAGGACGTTGGGCCAAGGGGGAATTGTAGCCGGACCGGGCTTTCAGACTTCCCCGAGAGAGGAAAAGCGATGCTGTTTGCTGTGCCTGCCCGGCGGGTTTGCAGATCGGCGGCAGAGATCCGCGAGCCACGCGTCCAGGGCGAAGAGTTTCCCATCACGTTACGTGTGTGGGCTACCTATGAGCAGTGATTTATTTAAAGTCTCGGATTCCGGAATCGCGAATTAAAATAGACAATCTGCATGTTTCTTCGCTGTAGGGCCTGCGGTACTTTTGCTTTCAAAAATTCTCCGAGTGGGGCTCATCCCTGGCGTTTTATAGTGTAATCCACGAGCTCCTTCAGTGGGGAACAATTACAAAAATGTGTAAGGTCACGATCTACGCCGATACACGGTCTCGTTTACCCACGTTTGCCCAAATAAAACAGCCTTTCCCCTGAGCACCGCAGGGACTAGATTGAGCGTAGCACAACGTGGATCCCAAATAGACGGCATTAGATCGCCTCCTGTTAGTTATTGCTTTGGTAGACCATTTGGTACTTTCACATCCGCGCGGAAAGTCATCATGTCCGTAATGTATTTACCTAGGGCCGCAGCGCAGCGACATTCCCGTGTAGGGTCCAATATTGAGAATGAACTGCTAACGCCCGAGTGCTACTGTTGTGTGTAACTGGCCAGGTGTTTGCCAACTTCCCCCTTTTCTTATAAACTGAATTACACTCTGGATGGATGGGGGAGAACTCCCCCCAAACAACCCCCTCAGCACCCTCTATAGAAAGCACTTTGACGCCTgcctttttggggggagagggggggggaggtaaactGAATAAGTCGGCCATTTTTATTCCAAACTATTTGATCCCCATCAGAGAGCTCTGCCTTGCGGACAGGGCAGCGGGGTCTGGAAGGAAAGCAAATACTGGGATGCGGCGGGAGGAGGGCGAGAAGGAAGCTTGGCAGAGGGGTGAGGACATTTTCCAACCGAGGATGCCTTTCAAACAGCTGccccctttctctcctctcctccccctcgcccccccttttTTGTGTCTGTCCGCCTCTGCCCCCAGGTCCGCGGACCCGGAaactgaagaagaagaagaacgaGAAGGAGGACAAGCGGCCTAGAACAGCCTTCACGGCGGAGCAGCTGCAGAGACTCAAGGCGGAGTTCCAGGCCAACCGCTACATCACGGAGCAGCGGCGGCAGACCCTGGCCCAAGAACTCAGCCTGAACGAATCCCAGATCAAGATCTGGTTCCAGAACAAGCGAGCCAAAATCAAGAAAGCCACCGGCATCAAGAACGGCTTGGCTCTTCACCTCATGGCCCAGGGACTGTACAACCATTCCACGACCACGGTGCAGGACAAAGAGGAGAGCGAGTAGTcagcatcctcccctccccccgcccgaccgcctttattattattaattattattattattgccagGGAAGGAAAAGAAACTAAAAAAGGACTTAACAGTGGAAGGTGCCACACTGAGGGGGACTTTGGACAGGTGctatttaaaatcaaatctatTGTCTATCCATAGTATAAGGActccaataaaaaaaaacaaatgaacactTACAAAAATTATCTCTATATAGCCAAACATCATATGACCGTGTATATATTTAATTTCAGGTAAGAAATATGTGTAGCGATCTCTCTTTGCTGGACAGTTTCTCTTTctatcttttatttgttttttgtttgttggttggtttgttttctttttctgatgTCGTTGCCTCTTGTTTTTAAGTAAATGTTTGACTCtcgaatttttattttattttccgtGTGAATTTCTGTCTTATTTTGTTTCCCGGGGAAAAAATTTGATCCACTGACTGCGAGCCTGAACCCGCCGCTACAAGCCAAAGATTTTATTATGTTCAGAAATCTGTAGTCTGAAATAAAGTGTAGACTGTGTTCAGGATACGCGCTGGTTGTTCTTATTTACTTTTTTGTGCATCTGTGCATATACATATATAGAGTCACAGCTTGATTCTTTGTGGTGTTTTTACATTGACTAGGATAGTGAGGGGCTAAACAAGTCGCATACCCCCTTCAAGAAAGTGCTAATTAATTTTTAGTTCCAAATTCCAACCTTTAAAAATCGGAGCTAccgtattttttttaaatctcccctttggatatttaaatcattCCTTAGTCGCCGTcgtcttctgctcccccccccccttttcttttcctttttttcccaggAAATAAAACTCACCAAATAATAATACCTCAGCAACACCTTCAGGAAAATGTCACGAAATCTTCTGGATGTTTAGGGCTCCAAGACGTGTTGAAAAGGAATTTGTTTGACAGCTTCTTGTCTGATTTCGAGATCAGCTCCGGCCCATATTGAATTTCCACAggggaggttttttttcttctttccaggGCAGAATACAGAGGCTAGAAGAAGAGAACTAGAGTGAAACCGATCATTACTTTGCACTCGGTTGCTTAGCAGCATCTTCTAATGAATGGTACTTTCACTCTGTTCTTAGCCTTTATCTCAGCCATTGCAGTTTTAAAGTAAATTCAGTCACTTAAGggactttttttaaagaaaaaaaccagGGAAATTATttcgtgtctgtgtgtgtgtgacaagatGGCCATTAAACTAACAGAATGATCCGATGTGTAAATTCTGCTCACAACAGACTATCGCAGTAAATGTCAGTTTGGTTGCGTTGTAGCCACTTTTCAGTGTGTAAAGTTGTGTCCCGGTGACTGTGCCATGAAAAGGCCAAGCACATGACAAGCTTTTGGGCGGTGACAGAGAGGGAACCAGGCACTATTGCCTTTTTGGACTGGGATCGCACATTCCCAGTTCACGTTTTATTTGGTTTCTTCACTGTGAGTTTTGAAAAAGACTTCCACGGGCTTCCCCCTTTCCTGTACTGATGTGTGTGTACGCGTGTGTATTCAACAATGACCTAGCCATTCCTCTTAGTTGGATTAAATGCCTCACCTTTCTGGTTCCTTGGgttattctccccctcccccggacccTTTTGTCTTGTCTTCACAACGCAATGGTTTGAATGTGACACCATTCTGGGGCAGGCACGAGTAC belongs to Pelodiscus sinensis isolate JC-2024 chromosome 7, ASM4963464v1, whole genome shotgun sequence and includes:
- the EN1 gene encoding homeobox protein engrailed-1, with product MEEQPDSKSHRDSATTTASSSSDGESVPVSPSHAPSSPAAPCLLPMPHHHHHQQPPPPPQHRTTNFFIDNILRPDFGCKKEPLLLVGGGGGGGGGGRDRERDRGQTSGRENVNPLLTRPSNPSSLLCPDSNCNPDSSSSAPPGAAAASKASPAAAAAVAAAVAAAKPPSEGSGTNPAKYGEHANPAILLMGSNNGGPVVKSDSQQPLVWPAWVYCTRYSDRPSSGPRTRKLKKKKNEKEDKRPRTAFTAEQLQRLKAEFQANRYITEQRRQTLAQELSLNESQIKIWFQNKRAKIKKATGIKNGLALHLMAQGLYNHSTTTVQDKEESE